In Mycoplasmopsis maculosa, one genomic interval encodes:
- the era gene encoding GTPase Era has product MKVCFASIIGRPNVGKSTLLNRIINYNAAIVSNTPQTTRNQITGVLTENGYQLIFVDTPGIHKPINLLGEFLNKDAFDSLKDIDCLLFLSPANEKVLSGDKLILEKIKNIENKIAVISKIDLAKTPEQINEKISELQNYNFKHIVSISENNFKSIESLIQLIKEFSYEGDPFYEEDFITDKTMRFISKEIIRESAINLLHDELPHSIAVEINDFFEYEDFVEINATIFVKKRSQKGILIGKDASMIKKIGTISRKKIQNQLGIKVVLKTNVKVAEKWVDDKKILKRFGYFSE; this is encoded by the coding sequence ATGAAAGTTTGTTTTGCAAGCATTATCGGTAGACCAAATGTTGGTAAAAGTACTTTATTAAATAGAATTATAAATTACAATGCCGCTATTGTTTCCAACACACCTCAAACTACTAGAAATCAAATAACAGGTGTTTTAACTGAAAATGGATATCAATTAATTTTTGTGGATACACCTGGTATTCACAAACCAATAAACTTGTTAGGTGAATTTTTAAACAAAGATGCGTTTGACTCATTAAAAGATATAGATTGCTTATTATTTTTATCACCCGCAAATGAAAAAGTACTTTCTGGTGATAAATTGATTTTAGAAAAAATAAAAAACATTGAAAATAAAATCGCGGTTATTTCAAAAATAGATTTGGCTAAGACGCCAGAACAAATAAACGAAAAAATAAGTGAACTACAAAACTATAATTTTAAACATATAGTTTCAATATCTGAAAATAACTTCAAATCTATTGAATCTTTAATTCAACTTATTAAGGAATTTTCTTATGAAGGAGATCCCTTTTATGAAGAAGATTTTATAACAGATAAAACTATGCGTTTTATATCAAAAGAAATAATTAGAGAATCTGCTATTAATTTACTTCATGATGAATTACCGCATTCGATAGCTGTAGAAATTAATGATTTTTTTGAATATGAAGATTTTGTTGAAATAAATGCAACAATATTTGTTAAAAAACGTTCCCAAAAAGGCATTTTAATAGGGAAAGATGCTTCAATGATAAAAAAAATAGGAACTATTTCAAGAAAAAAAATACAAAATCAATTAGGTATTAAAGTGGTTTTAAAAACTAATGTTAAAGTTGCTGAGAAATGAGTTGATGACAAGAAAATTTTAAAAAGATTCGGTTATTTTTCAGAATAA
- a CDS encoding aminopeptidase P family protein translates to MNKNRLNKLFLEKNIEAIVSPAPQTRLWYSKVQTTDGWIIIEKNKAYLFVDGRYIEYARNNAKNVEVRLLTQNSLIDFFNEKGYKKIAIEKDYVLYSQYQQILKLVKPTTVGLILGQELRIQKSEEELELMQKTVDISLQAYDELIKWIKPGQTEKEVAAYLNYLLKKHGADKESFDEIVATGANSAEPHHHPTDKKIEIGDLLKIDFGALYKGYSADITRTIIFGGEENAKDKKAVEILNIVKEAAKKGRDAVKPGIKASEIDKICREYITEKGYGEYFVHSTGHGLGIDVHELPSVGSKSDYILEPGMIITVEPGIYIEGLGGARIEDDVLVTNNGHYVISRK, encoded by the coding sequence ATGAATAAAAATAGACTCAATAAATTATTTTTAGAAAAAAATATTGAGGCCATTGTTTCTCCGGCCCCACAAACTAGATTATGATACTCAAAAGTTCAAACAACTGACGGATGAATTATAATTGAAAAAAATAAAGCTTATTTATTTGTAGATGGTCGTTATATTGAATATGCTAGAAATAATGCAAAAAATGTTGAAGTTAGATTATTAACACAAAATTCTTTAATTGATTTTTTCAATGAAAAAGGCTATAAAAAAATTGCAATAGAAAAAGATTATGTTTTATATTCGCAATATCAACAAATTTTAAAACTTGTTAAGCCTACAACTGTTGGTTTAATTCTAGGTCAAGAATTAAGAATTCAAAAAAGCGAAGAAGAGTTAGAATTAATGCAAAAAACAGTTGATATTTCATTACAAGCTTATGATGAATTAATTAAATGAATTAAACCAGGACAGACTGAAAAAGAAGTTGCAGCCTATTTAAATTATTTACTTAAAAAACATGGTGCTGATAAAGAAAGTTTTGATGAAATAGTTGCAACTGGAGCAAATTCTGCTGAACCTCATCATCATCCAACTGATAAAAAAATAGAAATTGGTGATTTATTAAAAATAGATTTTGGTGCTTTATATAAAGGATATAGCGCTGATATTACTAGAACTATTATTTTCGGTGGAGAAGAAAATGCTAAAGATAAGAAAGCAGTTGAAATATTAAATATCGTTAAAGAAGCTGCTAAAAAGGGCAGGGATGCAGTTAAACCTGGAATAAAAGCCAGTGAAATTGATAAAATTTGTCGTGAATATATAACAGAAAAAGGTTATGGCGAATATTTTGTTCATTCTACAGGTCATGGTTTAGGTATTGATGTGCATGAATTACCAAGTGTTGGTTCAAAAAGTGATTATATTTTGGAGCCTGGAATGATAATAACCGTTGAGCCTGGAATTTATATTGAAGGATTAGGTGGAGCTAGAATTGAAGATGATGTTCTAGTAACAAACAACGGTCATTATGTAATATCAAGAAAATAG
- a CDS encoding IS30 family transposase codes for MNYIKINYKIRSIIDISLNVERKTISEIAKILNISRQSISNEIKINSDYWGYNSEYAEVKHRNREKWKNHFKFINKMNSYKHYSKEFKNKYNKKTFSVELTHLYIKNNFNFKIPSIKTVYNWINSNLWVIKRKNILRKQYTKGGKRDGGPAYKRLVGARWVRPFWTRPREINERSTFGHWEIDLIVGKQKAGHSHILSFVERYSRYGILVKVDSKNPWYIALILFELIKIYNLNVKSITSDNGFEFNSLFIIGYKLKIFIYKADPYASQQRGTNENFNGYVRRFFKKKTDFNLISNNEILKVQREINNIPRKIHGYLSASEMYALCEIKEPGLNIPLNEKLYSWQNKKRESNGSRNKFWKTKK; via the coding sequence ATGAATTATATTAAAATTAATTATAAAATAAGAAGCATTATAGATATTAGTTTAAATGTTGAAAGAAAAACTATTTCAGAAATAGCAAAAATTTTAAATATTTCAAGACAATCTATTTCAAATGAAATAAAAATAAATTCTGATTATTGAGGTTATAACTCTGAATATGCAGAAGTAAAGCATAGAAATAGAGAAAAATGAAAAAATCATTTTAAATTTATAAATAAAATGAATTCATATAAACACTACTCTAAAGAGTTTAAAAACAAATATAACAAAAAAACTTTTAGCGTTGAACTAACACATTTATATATTAAAAATAATTTTAATTTTAAGATACCAAGCATTAAAACAGTTTATAACTGGATAAATTCAAATTTATGAGTAATAAAGCGAAAAAATATTTTGAGGAAACAATACACAAAAGGCGGAAAAAGGGATGGTGGACCTGCTTATAAAAGATTAGTTGGTGCTAGATGAGTCAGACCGTTTTGAACAAGACCAAGAGAAATAAACGAAAGAAGTACTTTTGGCCATTGGGAAATAGATTTAATTGTAGGAAAACAAAAAGCAGGGCATTCACACATTCTATCATTTGTCGAAAGATACAGCAGATATGGTATTTTGGTAAAAGTTGACAGTAAAAACCCTTGGTATATTGCTTTAATATTATTTGAACTAATAAAAATATACAATTTAAATGTTAAGTCAATAACATCTGATAATGGATTTGAATTTAATTCACTTTTTATAATTGGATATAAGTTAAAAATTTTTATTTATAAGGCAGATCCTTATGCTTCTCAGCAAAGAGGAACAAACGAAAATTTTAATGGATATGTTAGACGTTTTTTTAAGAAAAAAACTGATTTTAATTTAATTTCTAATAATGAAATTTTAAAAGTTCAACGAGAAATAAACAATATTCCAAGAAAAATACATGGTTACTTAAGTGCTTCTGAAATGTATGCACTTTGTGAAATAAAAGAGCCTGGTCTAAATATACCATTAAACGAAAAACTTTACAGTTGACAAAATAAAAAACGAGAAAGTAACGGTTCAAGAAATAAATTCTGGAAAACTAAAAAATAG
- the proS gene encoding proline--tRNA ligase, which translates to MKQLEKITPLEQDFAKWYTDVVKQGQLIDYGPIKGTLVFKPNSYGIWELIQQELNKIFKENEIQNVYLPLFVPDRLLAKEKEHIAGFNPELATITKVGDKELDEKIYIRPTSEVLFAEVFKNNIESYKDLPIIYNQWANVVRWEKTTNPFLRSREFLWQEGHTCHSDTLEARHFTKKMISIYAKFLKNYLAIPTILGKKTPHEKFAGACSTYTIEAMMKDGRALQAGTSHYLAQNFSKKFEIEFKNIKNEKENVYQTSWGVSTRLLGAIIMTHGDNRGIIIPPRVAPVQIDIIEILANKDSRVHEKATELKKILGRKYRVRLDDTDKSAGYKSSNSEIQGTPLRIEIGPKDIDNNSVTIVRRDNLEKITVAITDVKNIIDKLLDKIHDNLYEQAKKRLDENTIFVDTYDKFKEGISNSKFVIAPFCCLGEAEEKIKAETGATTRCIPKEFDKPLKKNKCIFSSCSNETNLYVVFAKAY; encoded by the coding sequence ATGAAACAATTAGAAAAAATTACACCTTTAGAGCAAGATTTTGCAAAATGATATACAGATGTTGTAAAACAAGGACAATTAATTGATTACGGACCAATAAAAGGAACATTAGTTTTCAAACCTAATTCATATGGTATTTGAGAACTTATTCAACAAGAACTAAATAAAATTTTTAAAGAAAATGAAATTCAAAATGTTTATCTTCCACTTTTTGTTCCTGATAGACTTTTAGCTAAAGAAAAAGAACATATTGCAGGCTTTAATCCAGAATTAGCAACAATAACAAAAGTTGGTGATAAAGAACTAGATGAAAAAATTTATATAAGACCAACTAGTGAAGTTCTTTTTGCAGAAGTTTTTAAAAATAACATAGAATCATATAAAGATTTACCTATAATTTACAATCAATGGGCAAATGTTGTCAGATGAGAAAAAACAACCAATCCTTTTTTAAGAAGCAGAGAATTTTTATGACAAGAAGGTCATACATGTCATTCAGACACTTTAGAAGCTAGACACTTTACTAAAAAAATGATTTCAATATATGCAAAATTTTTAAAAAATTATTTGGCTATACCTACAATTTTAGGAAAAAAAACACCACATGAAAAATTTGCAGGGGCTTGTTCTACTTATACTATTGAAGCTATGATGAAAGACGGTAGAGCTTTGCAAGCTGGAACCAGTCATTATCTTGCCCAAAACTTTTCTAAAAAATTTGAAATAGAATTTAAAAATATAAAAAATGAGAAAGAGAATGTTTACCAAACATCATGAGGGGTATCAACAAGATTATTAGGAGCCATAATCATGACACACGGTGATAACAGAGGAATTATTATCCCGCCTAGAGTTGCACCAGTTCAAATTGATATAATAGAAATATTAGCAAATAAGGATTCAAGAGTTCATGAAAAGGCAACTGAACTAAAAAAAATATTAGGTAGAAAATATAGAGTTAGACTTGATGATACGGATAAATCTGCTGGATATAAATCTTCAAACTCTGAAATACAAGGTACACCTTTAAGAATTGAGATTGGACCTAAAGATATTGATAATAATAGCGTTACAATTGTTAGAAGGGATAACTTAGAAAAAATAACTGTTGCTATCACCGATGTTAAAAATATTATTGATAAATTATTAGATAAAATTCACGATAATTTATACGAACAAGCTAAAAAAAGACTAGATGAAAATACCATTTTTGTAGATACATACGATAAATTTAAAGAAGGTATTTCAAATAGTAAATTCGTTATTGCACCATTTTGTTGTTTAGGAGAAGCTGAGGAAAAAATAAAAGCTGAAACAGGTGCTACAACAAGATGTATTCCTAAAGAATTCGACAAGCCTTTAAAGAAGAATAAATGTATTTTTTCTTCTTGTTCAAATGAAACAAATCTTTATGTAGTTTTTGCAAAAGCCTACTAG
- a CDS encoding PolC-type DNA polymerase III: protein MDYLNYNVKKFHLFCESVQIKVPENLKNTELLNLEYKKNTDEFNNFIDSIYFKLKFNDFITPSEFIFIYKEIKSKKDIFKIEVDFIMSKIQYTKESIIDFINVLINEKNKFNKILKLNLNEILELKNNELIIKLDNNEFNYYKEIFESIHEKIKKFGFKEIIFTFIKNEEKQEYVLEENIQEKNEKIKKMLDHFSNKAIEITKNNSYPENKFRNPKKTFANINYQNISLEKIKDVDNNSYVSFVGEVFKKDKKPVYRNGQSSFTFYVSNYKEAVKCNWYSKGEFKREDLDLIEIGNWVKINAQIPSLERVSRGFFVYVNTITSSNSLFEINIDNNPIKRIELHACSKMNTMDGLMQPNEIVERAKKLGMSSVGIMDLDGVQGYPEFYLACKKNNIKGIYGATYSVIDDYNKSVYGPILKGNISDFEFVSFDIETTGLSPRFHELIEFGSITVDTNLRKKDKNQFFAKPKNKLSQFTIDLTKITDKLIEDEGFSIKESLLKIYDILNNKVALAHNARFDYNFLKEQFRLNEIPFPNVTVIDTLAISRMLNPEKRSHKLGQVANRLGIDYDSEIAHRADYDANVLADIWINLLNELKKININTFEDLTKYTSKEFESRKYPNEISTIIKNTNGLKEQYKLITKSLTENYNNGPKTYLSTIQNINRNNILIGSGTLKSRLYDKYFYSCQEDFLKELEIYDFIEILPPQNMKHFVDRNIITENDLLKGIEEIIHFAKKMNKLVIATSDARYLDDKDKEFFKTLVYAKGIKNVRHYLYDSDFKYDLPLPDQKFLNTQEMIDSFNFLNNKELVNEIVIENPNKINEMTEDLQIIKEGLFTPKFDNSDVKLREYVYKTAHEIYGENLPPLIKDRIEAEINPIINYGFSVIYWITHKLVKMSVDQGYVVGSRGSVGSSFVATLSGISQVNPLPPHYICKKCKFFELVENPEVRNGYDLDDKECNNCGELVKGEGHNIPFETFLGFKADKVPDIDLNFSGEFQGKIHDEIKNIFGENHTFRAGTIQTVAEKTGYGYAKNYMEEVNKDFSDSFALFIGTKLEKIKRTTGQHPGGVIIIPKEFEVYDFTPVNYPANDTESSWFTTHFDYHAIHDNVLKFDMLGHDNPTIIRKLQEYTGVSVDDIPHKDEKVIESFINIEALSIKKEQVQNEPTGALGIPEFGTNFVRQMLVQAKPKSFADLVSVSGLSHGENVWLENAQDLILKQGLKIDDVISCREDIMYMLINKGVENSLAFKIMEKIRKGKGLTDEEIDLLKNHNVPEWQIKSMNKIVYLFPKAHAVAYVLMAWWISWFKVYYPLAFYASYFASHARAIDISNMVDKRNGTKVTTKLIELKNKNSDLISTKEKDLIPVLEITEELYARGMYIEQIDIEKSQAHEWIVDNDKNCLIPPFDSIDGLGPAVAESIVQARNESPFKSKEDFKNRTDVNKTLFETIKAMGILKNLNDTDQFTLF from the coding sequence ATGGACTATTTAAATTATAATGTTAAAAAATTTCATCTTTTTTGTGAAAGCGTTCAAATAAAAGTACCGGAAAATTTAAAAAACACTGAACTTTTAAATCTTGAATACAAGAAAAACACTGATGAATTTAATAATTTTATTGATTCTATTTATTTTAAATTAAAATTTAATGATTTTATAACTCCTTCTGAATTCATTTTTATTTATAAAGAAATAAAAAGTAAAAAAGATATTTTTAAAATTGAAGTAGATTTTATAATGTCGAAAATTCAATACACAAAAGAAAGTATTATTGATTTTATTAATGTTTTAATTAATGAAAAAAATAAATTTAACAAAATACTTAAATTAAATTTAAATGAAATTTTAGAATTAAAAAATAATGAATTGATTATTAAACTTGATAATAATGAATTTAATTATTACAAAGAAATTTTTGAATCAATTCATGAAAAAATAAAAAAATTTGGTTTTAAAGAAATTATTTTTACGTTTATCAAAAACGAAGAAAAACAAGAATATGTATTAGAAGAAAATATTCAAGAAAAAAATGAAAAAATAAAAAAAATGTTAGATCACTTTTCTAATAAAGCAATAGAAATTACAAAAAATAATTCATACCCTGAAAATAAATTTAGAAATCCTAAAAAAACATTTGCAAATATAAATTATCAAAATATTTCATTAGAGAAAATTAAAGATGTCGATAATAATTCATATGTAAGTTTTGTGGGCGAAGTTTTTAAAAAGGACAAAAAACCAGTTTATAGAAACGGCCAATCTTCATTTACATTTTATGTTTCAAATTATAAAGAAGCCGTTAAATGCAATTGATATTCAAAAGGCGAATTTAAAAGAGAAGATCTTGATTTAATAGAAATAGGTAATTGAGTAAAAATTAACGCTCAAATACCTTCTCTTGAAAGAGTTTCTAGAGGTTTTTTTGTTTATGTTAATACAATAACTTCTTCTAATTCTTTGTTTGAAATAAACATAGATAATAATCCAATAAAAAGAATAGAATTGCATGCTTGCTCAAAAATGAATACAATGGATGGATTAATGCAACCAAATGAAATTGTAGAAAGAGCTAAAAAACTCGGTATGTCGTCTGTTGGAATAATGGATTTAGATGGGGTTCAAGGTTATCCCGAATTTTATCTAGCTTGTAAAAAAAATAATATTAAAGGTATATACGGTGCAACTTATTCAGTAATAGATGACTATAATAAATCTGTATACGGCCCTATTTTAAAAGGTAATATATCAGATTTTGAATTTGTTTCTTTCGATATTGAAACAACTGGTTTAAGTCCAAGATTCCATGAATTAATAGAATTTGGGTCAATAACAGTAGATACTAATTTAAGAAAAAAAGATAAAAATCAATTTTTTGCAAAGCCTAAGAATAAATTATCTCAATTTACAATAGATTTAACAAAAATTACTGATAAATTAATCGAGGACGAAGGTTTCTCAATAAAAGAATCTCTTTTAAAAATTTATGATATTTTAAATAATAAAGTTGCCTTAGCACACAATGCAAGATTTGACTATAACTTTTTAAAAGAACAATTTAGATTAAATGAAATTCCTTTTCCTAATGTCACTGTTATAGACACATTAGCAATTTCTAGAATGTTAAACCCTGAAAAAAGAAGTCATAAATTAGGTCAAGTTGCAAATAGACTTGGAATTGATTATGATTCTGAAATTGCTCACCGTGCAGACTATGATGCAAATGTTTTAGCAGATATTTGAATTAACCTTTTAAACGAATTAAAAAAAATAAATATTAATACATTTGAAGATTTAACAAAATATACTTCAAAAGAATTTGAATCAAGAAAATATCCAAATGAAATAAGTACAATAATTAAAAATACTAACGGTTTAAAAGAGCAATATAAACTTATTACAAAGAGTTTAACTGAAAATTATAATAATGGTCCAAAAACTTATTTAAGTACAATTCAAAATATTAATAGAAATAATATATTAATAGGTTCAGGCACTCTAAAATCAAGATTGTATGATAAATATTTTTATTCATGTCAAGAAGATTTTTTAAAAGAATTAGAAATATATGATTTTATTGAAATATTACCACCTCAAAATATGAAACATTTTGTGGATAGAAATATAATTACCGAAAATGACTTACTAAAAGGAATAGAGGAAATTATACACTTTGCTAAGAAAATGAATAAGCTTGTTATAGCAACATCTGATGCTAGATATTTAGATGATAAAGATAAAGAATTTTTTAAAACATTGGTTTATGCAAAAGGAATAAAAAACGTAAGACACTATTTATACGATTCAGACTTTAAATATGATTTACCTTTGCCAGACCAAAAATTCTTAAATACTCAAGAAATGATTGATTCTTTTAACTTCTTGAATAATAAAGAATTAGTTAACGAAATAGTTATTGAAAACCCGAATAAAATTAACGAAATGACTGAAGATTTACAAATCATAAAAGAAGGTTTATTTACACCTAAATTTGATAATTCTGATGTCAAACTAAGAGAATATGTTTATAAGACAGCCCATGAAATATATGGAGAAAATTTACCTCCGCTAATTAAAGATAGAATTGAAGCAGAAATTAACCCTATCATTAATTATGGTTTTAGTGTTATTTACTGAATTACTCACAAACTTGTTAAAATGTCTGTAGATCAAGGGTATGTTGTTGGTAGTCGGGGATCTGTTGGTTCTTCATTTGTTGCAACACTTTCTGGCATTAGTCAAGTTAATCCCTTGCCACCTCATTACATTTGTAAAAAATGTAAGTTTTTTGAATTAGTCGAAAATCCAGAAGTTAGAAATGGTTATGATTTAGATGACAAAGAATGCAATAATTGTGGTGAATTGGTAAAAGGTGAAGGCCATAATATACCTTTTGAAACTTTTTTAGGTTTTAAAGCCGATAAAGTTCCTGATATTGACTTAAACTTTTCTGGTGAATTTCAAGGTAAAATACATGATGAAATCAAAAATATATTTGGGGAAAATCATACTTTTAGAGCTGGCACTATTCAAACTGTTGCTGAAAAAACTGGATATGGTTATGCTAAAAACTATATGGAAGAAGTTAACAAGGATTTTTCGGACTCATTTGCCTTATTTATAGGAACGAAATTAGAAAAAATTAAAAGAACAACAGGCCAACATCCTGGAGGTGTAATAATAATTCCTAAAGAATTTGAAGTTTATGATTTTACACCAGTAAATTATCCTGCTAATGATACTGAATCTTCATGATTTACAACACATTTTGATTACCATGCTATACATGATAATGTATTAAAATTTGATATGTTAGGGCATGATAATCCCACTATAATAAGAAAACTTCAAGAATATACTGGAGTTAGCGTTGATGATATACCTCACAAAGATGAAAAAGTTATAGAATCTTTTATAAATATTGAAGCTTTATCAATAAAAAAAGAGCAAGTTCAAAACGAGCCTACTGGCGCATTAGGAATTCCTGAATTCGGAACTAACTTTGTTAGACAAATGTTAGTACAAGCTAAACCAAAATCATTTGCTGACTTAGTATCTGTTTCTGGATTAAGCCATGGGGAAAATGTTTGATTAGAGAATGCTCAAGACTTAATTTTAAAACAAGGCTTAAAAATTGATGATGTTATTTCTTGTCGTGAAGATATAATGTACATGTTAATAAACAAAGGTGTAGAAAACTCATTAGCTTTTAAAATAATGGAAAAAATACGTAAAGGAAAAGGTTTGACAGACGAAGAAATTGATTTATTAAAAAATCATAATGTTCCAGAATGACAAATAAAAAGTATGAATAAAATAGTTTATCTTTTCCCAAAAGCTCACGCTGTTGCTTATGTGTTAATGGCTTGGTGGATTTCGTGATTTAAAGTATATTACCCTCTAGCTTTTTATGCAAGTTATTTTGCAAGTCATGCAAGAGCAATAGACATTTCTAATATGGTTGATAAACGTAATGGGACAAAAGTAACAACCAAATTAATTGAATTAAAAAATAAGAATTCTGATTTAATTTCAACAAAAGAAAAAGACTTAATACCTGTATTAGAAATAACAGAAGAACTGTACGCAAGAGGAATGTATATCGAACAAATTGATATTGAAAAATCTCAAGCACATGAATGAATAGTTGATAATGATAAAAATTGTTTAATACCTCCTTTTGATTCAATAGATGGTTTAGGGCCTGCTGTTGCAGAATCTATAGTTCAAGCTAGAAATGAGTCTCCTTTTAAATCAAAAGAGGATTTTAAGAATAGAACGGATGTAAATAAAACTCTTTTTGAAACTATAAAAGCTATGGGTATTTTAAAAAATCTTAATGATACAGATCAATTTACTTTATTTTAA
- the cdd gene encoding cytidine deaminase, whose amino-acid sequence MEIKVLKGLLEKSYCPYSNFKVAAIAIDNEGKEYHGVNVENAAFPSGLCAERSALFGSVAYGGKMGNFKEIHIISSGKDFVSPCAGCRQVMTEFMPNDALVYQYNGEGTEYRVNKLVELIPYPIRSEQIK is encoded by the coding sequence ATGGAAATTAAAGTATTAAAAGGGCTTTTAGAAAAATCATATTGTCCTTATTCAAATTTTAAAGTTGCAGCTATTGCAATTGATAATGAAGGCAAAGAATATCACGGTGTTAATGTAGAAAATGCTGCATTCCCATCAGGTTTATGTGCAGAAAGAAGTGCATTATTTGGTTCAGTTGCCTATGGAGGAAAAATGGGTAATTTTAAAGAAATACACATAATTTCTTCTGGCAAGGATTTCGTTAGTCCTTGTGCAGGATGTCGTCAAGTTATGACAGAATTCATGCCAAATGATGCATTAGTATACCAATATAACGGAGAAGGAACTGAATATAGAGTTAACAAATTGGTAGAACTAATACCTTATCCAATTAGAAGTGAGCAAATAAAATAA
- the ybeY gene encoding rRNA maturation RNase YbeY yields MIKLNIDIKYNGLKTFRFKKEFKQILRNLQTYFKLENKEISVDVLITNNEEIKKLNKKFRNKDYATDILSFDFSGKDIYKNLPIFPLGELIISHEKVKQQAKEFNHSIKREYCYLFTHGLVHLMGFDHELEEERIQMNKIVDDIFKPLNINRKREEKENGN; encoded by the coding sequence ATGATTAAATTAAATATTGATATTAAATATAATGGTTTAAAAACTTTTAGATTTAAAAAGGAGTTTAAACAAATTTTAAGAAATTTGCAAACTTATTTTAAATTAGAAAATAAAGAAATTTCAGTTGATGTTTTAATAACAAACAATGAAGAAATTAAAAAATTGAATAAAAAATTTAGAAATAAAGATTATGCTACAGATATTTTATCTTTTGATTTTAGTGGAAAAGATATTTATAAAAATCTTCCAATTTTTCCTTTAGGAGAATTAATTATTAGCCATGAAAAAGTCAAACAACAAGCAAAAGAATTTAATCACAGTATTAAGAGAGAATATTGTTATTTATTTACTCATGGATTAGTTCACTTAATGGGTTTTGATCATGAATTAGAAGAAGAAAGAATACAAATGAATAAAATAGTAGACGATATTTTTAAACCGTTAAATATCAATAGAAAAAGAGAGGAAAAAGAAAATGGAAATTAA
- a CDS encoding MG284/MPN403 family protein, whose translation MINVDYIKEIHSLLRNNEKYKIVQTICNLEINKLKINEMNKNGITITSLDQINNYKLNKIHGRIKDTISKLNYANKIILLNDFIFKNENNKFWYEEFFSKSTYYKKRAEAVEEFLFYFLN comes from the coding sequence ATGATTAATGTTGATTATATAAAAGAAATACATTCACTTTTAAGAAATAATGAAAAATACAAAATAGTTCAAACTATTTGTAATTTAGAAATAAATAAACTTAAAATTAATGAAATGAATAAAAACGGTATAACTATTACTTCATTAGATCAAATTAATAATTATAAACTTAATAAAATTCATGGAAGAATAAAAGATACAATTTCTAAATTAAATTATGCAAATAAAATTATTTTATTAAATGATTTTATTTTTAAAAATGAAAATAATAAATTTTGATATGAAGAGTTTTTTTCAAAATCAACATATTACAAAAAACGTGCTGAAGCTGTAGAAGAATTTTTATTTTACTTCTTAAACTAA